One region of Salmo salar unplaced genomic scaffold, Ssal_v3.1, whole genome shotgun sequence genomic DNA includes:
- the LOC106595324 gene encoding LOW QUALITY PROTEIN: angiopoietin-1 (The sequence of the model RefSeq protein was modified relative to this genomic sequence to represent the inferred CDS: deleted 2 bases in 2 codons) — translation MCQIERYVKDSLNVEMAHLQQSAVHNHTAAILDLGTNLLTQTAQHTRKLTDVEIQVLNQTSRLEIQLLENSLSTNKLETKLLHHSTEISKLHDKNRLLEQKMQELESGHHEELVTLQEERSSLQQMVARQNSVITELQTHLDQATGNNSILLSQQQQLTDTVNSLLKLCSMDRGSGVVPNSNLAFKQSDSSHEERKYRDCSEIFQAGFNNSGVYTIHINTQETKKVYCNMEAQGGGWSVIQRRKDGTMDFRRTWKEYKMGFGSLFGEHWLGNEFVFLLTSQRPYNLRVEVTDWDGQQAFSHYGRFYIGSEKQNYRLFLKSHSGTAGRQSSLVINGADFSTEDMDNDNCICKCALMLTGGWWFDACGPSNLNGMYYSHGQNMGKLNGIRWHYFKGSSYSLRATTMMIRPADF, via the exons ATGTGTCAGATTGAGAGATATGTGAAGGACAGTCTGAATGTGGAGATGGCTCATCTACAGCAGAGTGCTGTCCACAACCACACAGCTGCCATCTTGGATCTAGGCACCAACCTCCTGACCCAGACTGCCCAGCACACACGGAAACTGACAGACGTAGAGATCCAG GTGTTGAATCAGACCTCCAGGCTGGAGATTCAGCTCCTGGAGAACTCTCTGTCCACCAACAAACTGGAGACCAAGCTCCTCCACCATTCTACAGAGATCAGCAAGCTACACGACAAGAACAG GCTCTTGGAGCAGAAGATGCAGGAGCTGGAGTCTGGGCACCATGAGGAGCTGGTCACCTTACAGGAGGAGAGGTCCAGCCTGCAGCAGATGGTAGCCAGACAGAACAGTGTGATCACAGAGCTACAGACCCATCTGGACCAGGCCACTGGCAACAACAGTATCCTGCTTAGCCAACAACAGCAGCTCACTGACACCGTCAACAGTCTGCTGAAGCTCTGCTCTATGGACAGAGGGTCTGGAG TGGTCCCAAACAGCAACCTTGCCTTTAAGCAGAGCGATTCATCTCATGAGGAGAGAAAGTATCGGGACTGCTCTGAAATCTTTCAAGCTGGCTTCAACAACAGTGGAGTATATACTATTCACATCAACACACAGGAGACCAAAAAG gtTTACTGTAACATGGAGGCA CAGGGGGGAGGATGGTCCGTCATTCAGAGGAGAAAAGACGGAACCATGGACTTCCGGAGGACATGGAAGGAGTACAAGATG GGCTTTGGGAGTCTGTTTGGAGAACACTGGCTGGGGAATGAGTTTGTGTTCCTGCTGACCAGTCAGAGGCCCTACAACCTGAGG GTGGAAGTGACCGACTGGGACGGACAGCAGGCCTTCTCCCACTATGGCCGTTTCTACATCGGCAGCGAGAAGCAGAATTACAG gcTGTTCCTGAAGAGTCACAGTGGAACGGCAGGCAGACAGAGCAGCCTGGTCATCAACGGAGCAGACTTCAGTACCGAGGATATGGACAACGACAACTGCATCTGCAAATGTGCTCTCATGCTTACCGGGG GTTGGTGGTTCGATGCCTGTGGACCATCGAACCTGAACGGGATGTACTACAGTCATGGTCAGAACATGGGTAAACTGAATGGGATCAGGTGGCACTACTTCAAAGGGTCTAGTTACTCTCTCCGTGCTACCACCATGATGATACGACCAGCAGACTTCTGA